The genomic interval AGTAGAGACCATGAACTTTCAGGAGAGGCCAGGGCTGCTTGAGCCACAGCCCTGTTggcactaccaccaccacccgtACCCCCGCTTGGCCTGGCTTCACTCATCCTCttacccccaccccaggtcacTCACCTTTGGTCACCACCAACCGGACAAGGGGGGACAGGACATCCGGCTCTTTGGAAGAGTAGTAGATCACACACCGATACCTTCCTGAATCCTTCACTTGAAGATTGGTCATTCGGACATGCAGTATGCCCTCGGAGGGGATGTCTTCTAGGGAGTACCTGCCCTCGTTGACTTGGCTAGGATCCCCTGAAGTACTCTGTGTCACAACCAGCGTCTGGGGCTCCCTTCCATCCACCAGTCTCTGCCAAGCTTTCTGGGTGAAGGCATACTTCTCGATGGCGACGGGACAATTTACATTCAgggtctccccttctctttttcgAAATGTTACTTCATTTGCAGCTTGGAGTTCTATAAGCAGGGAATCAGAGTTAGACTCTATGAGGAATCCTCTTTTTCTTGTTCGGCtgctcatttttcagatgaaatccTCAAGGCCTACAGAGAACATGCAACCTTCCCTGTAAGCCAGCACTAGACTCCAGATCTTCTTACTATgagtactttttcttttactcCAAGAGCTAGACCTCATCTGCATTTTGCAAACTTGCAGATGCAAACAGATTGCAAACAATCATAAATGATTGTTTTCGGGAGGAAAAAGTTGCCTGATTGAAGACCAAATATGGGACATGTGCCGAGACCATGCATGACAGGGGTATGACAGAAGGGAAGACTATAGAGAAGGACATACAGGTTGATGAATGGGTGTGAAGGCATGATCCTAGCAGAGAGTGATTCCTTTTACACAGCTAGGGGGACTGCGTCTAAGTAGGGGAAAGAGATCATTCTGGTCTGGTCGAAGGAAGCCTTGCCAATGGGAAGGCCAAGTTGAATGGAAGTAAGAAGATCCAGATCTATGTTTTCAGCTGGACACAACAAGGCTCTGTAACTTTACTGAGGGCCTATAGTTTGTACACTCAAGCCTGGGTTACTTTCTTCTTTAGAACACCAAGTAATGTACTGGACAGTAATGTTGGGTCAAACTATGGGTCAGGCTACCACTACCTACAACTACTACTGCTTTTATTAAtactaccacacacacacacacacacacacacacacacacacacacactttaatcCTCAGGTAATAGGTCTGAGAATGCCCATTGAAAAATGCCAACAGCCCCTCCTTTGATGGAGTCCCTGGGCTATCTTCACAGCCCACCTGCATGTTCATCCCAGCTTGGGCCAAGAGTTCCAGTGGGCCCTCAGCCTTACCTTAAGAAGACTCAACTCAGGGACTCCTGAGGATTTTGAAAATGAAACCAGGCCAAGTTTTCTGGGACCACACTGCAGTTTCTAAGGAAACCTCAAAAACAAGCTTCCTGGAAAGTCCTATGAACTCTGGTCAGACAAGAGTTCAGGCAAGGGGGCtggttcactcattcattcactcattcatctgtGGGTGGCTGAGAGCCTGTcgtgggccaggcactgtgctgggctctgaggaGGATACACACGTCCTCTGTCCACCCTCTGTAACATTAATGTAAGAGGTTATAGATCAGTTATTTGCCAACTCCCTGGACAAGGTGGATGCTTTGGTCTGGATGTAGATGTCCTCCACCTCCccaattcacatgttgaaatccaAGCCCCCAAGGTGGTGTAGGAGATGATTAGGTCACGATTAATCCCATGAATGGGATAAATACCCTTATcaaagaggctccagagagctcccttgtccCTTCCATCCTATGCGGTCATAGTGAGGAGTCTGAAGTCTACAACCTGGAAGAAGGCCTTCAGCAAAACCCAACCAGACAGGCAGCATGATCTTcaacttccagccttcagaactgtgagaataagTACCTGTTGCTTATCAACCAGCCagtctgtgatactttgttaGAGCAGATGAAGAGAGTGAGAGTTACAAGAGTCTGAGATTGTGCACCAATTTGCCTGTGCTTGTGAAAGGAGACAGTAAGGAATCAGTGCTGGAGTGCTATGTGTGCACCATGTCTTATACCACTGTAAGAAAGGAATTCCTGATGTTAATAACAAAGAATAACAAATACCTTTTATTGCTAAGTGTTTAAAAGTACTATCTCGTTTCATTTCCCTAGCTCTATCACTGAAGCTTCAAAATGGATAAGGTTGACACCTGCCTTTATTCCTATTTcagagataaggaaattgaggcacagaaaggttattTCATAACACAGAGGTTATTAAGTGATTCACCCAAAGTTCCACGGTAGAAAGTGGTAGAGTCAGGATTCAAGCCTGGATAGTCTAACCCTAGACTCAGCCCCAAACCTCGGAACTAGGTAGCCCAAGGAAGCTGGCTGGCTGGAAAAGCAGCCTGAGCCAACGCCTGAATAGGTACCTAGCGATTCTGTTCTTTAGGATGCCAGAGCTAAAAGTTTTTAGGTCACCCCCAACCCACCCCCATAGAACATAGTGGCATATACACTGCTGGTTTTCTCCCACACAAATACACAAGTTCTTCTCCCAGTCCTCCTTTGGAGACACATGAATACAACACAAGGGAATGAGAACCAGGCTCTCGGCTGCCTATCTGGGTCATCGCCTCAGCTCCAAGCAGACACAGCATGCCACGTGTGTGCGGGCTCTGCAAGGTGAGCGCCTGTGACCTTGCTCAAAGTAGTGGGTTCCTGGAAAACACCCTCTCCCTGTAACCTTTCCAAGGCAAAGTCTTCTTGTCTTGGCTGTtgacattttccctctctctggttATTTTCCCGATCTATTCATAAGGATTGGGTGGAGGGCAACTAAAGCCCCACATGATTTCATCTGTAGTGAAAGCATGAGCTGTACCACAGGAGAAGTGACAGTGTGGCGATGGAGCAGACCCACCAAGCGAGGGCAACAGTCCCCTCCAACAGCAACCACCTGCAGTTACAGCCCCCGTGTAAATGGGCACGAGGCAGGCCCCTTCTGTTCACTTCTGTTCTGCTGTACCTCAGCAATAACAGATTTCCTGACCCAAAGGAGGCCCctgggaaatatttatttaattaattatgtcTTTTAGGGTTAATAGATGGTCAAcgttaggggtgcctgtgtggcttagtcagttaagcgaccgactcttggtttcaccttgggtcatgatctcgcaattcatggggtccagccccacgttgggctctgtgctgccagtgcagagcctgcttgggactctccctcactctctccccctccacttcTCAtggtcattttctctctctctctttctctcaaaataaataaaacttaaaaaaaataggtggtCAACATCAAAAGCATCAtaatggaatataaaaaacagaaacttcAAACTCAGTTTATTTCGGATCATGTCAAGTTTAGGTTTACTCTATCGTTTTCCCATCCAGGGTTTTGCATACCTCTGACAACATCAAAATACACAGATATCCCATTTCCCTAATTCAccccttttatttctgttctcaggCCCTCTCTATTCTCCTGATCCTGTTAAGTCTAGGTAGAGAAACCCAGTTTGGCACATCTACCAATTGCCTCTATCCTGGGCGGCCACTGCCCCTGGAGCTTCCAAAGAAAAGGGAAGCTTTTCTCATGGCGGGATCCCCAAGGTTCTGGGCAGAGGTCTCACCTGGTCCTGCCTCTTCCTCACCTTACCTGAGATGAAGAGCATCCACAGAAGCCCCTGCACCCTGGCTTTCCTCATCCTTCACGTGCACCAACCCCAACAGCCACTGTGGTGCCTGGGACACTCTGGCTGAGAGGCTCCAGAAAGTTGCACAACAGGATATGAAGCCATTACTGGGAGGTGCTGAGGCTGATGCTCTGTTTCCGTCACTGGTTGCCTTGAGTCACTGGTTGCCTTGACTCCGAACGTCAAGGACAACGCAGGAATCCAGAGACAGGGCTGGCGTCTCAGGCGTCTCTGAAtcccagtttcctcttctctggGGATATTGACAATTACCTTTACAGCCAATCTCACAAAATTTTAGTAAGAATAATACTTACACATAAGCAAGAGTAAGGTGTCACTATTATCAGGGGACTAGAGGGCCACCTTGCTTTCTTGAGGCTGGGTCTCCATTCCCATCTAGGTCAATGTAGGTAAGTGTGCCAGGCACACTGGTGGGTTTGGGATAATAATACCTTGTTTTTAATGCTATTGCAAGGATGAAATGGAGTCCCTAAGGAAAGTGCTCAGTACTGACCCAACACACATGTTTTGTCTACATCCTGTCCTTACTCACCCCACCCTGATTTCCTTGGCTTTTTTTGACTGGGGGGCTCACCCCCTCTCCACCCGGATGGCCCACACCTTACACTTGCCCTCTGCCTCCTGTTACAGACGTGGCCTTGGAGCTCATGAAAGTGTAGGAAACCCCAGAAATGATTGGAGAGGACATGGCCACCATTAAACAAGAAtagacttagattttttttaaaaaagaaaacaaggatatAGGACAGGACAGcgataaaagaaggaaaaattcagTAGTTGTCATACTAGAAACAATAAAAGGCAGATTTGATGATGTGGAAAActaaatcagtaacagaaaaaaagtcaCTTCAGAAATATACCCAAATGTCCAATGAATATAAGCATTTTGAAGAGCTCAGAAATACATTAGAGGGAGAGTCTTAGAAATCCAATAAAGTGTCGACAAATAAGAGATGCTTTTGAATTATAACATGGAGCAGTGGGTCATaaacaagtatatatataaaaactttcaGCACATTATGGCAACTATATTGCATATTCAGAAGTTGCTAAGAGAAGAGATCTGAAAATTCTcatcacatgcaaaaaaattctgtaactatgaATGGTGACATATGTTAACTAGCCTTACCATGCTGATCATTTGCaataatacaaatattgaattattacattgtacacttgaaactaatatagtgttatatgtcaattatacctcaatttaaaaaaaacacttatgaaatctgaaaagaaatctGTAATTGGAGGTTGGAAGTCCAACAGGGGCAAGGAAAAGTTCATGAAGGGTGACCAAGGAAGTTTCAGGTGAAAACttcttttaatttcaatataaagATTTCTTGCAAACTGGAACTCTGGGAACTCTGAAATACAGTAGGGAGCttccttaaaaacttaaaaatataactaccctatggCTCAtatctactaggtatttacccaaaagacacaaaaatacaacattgaagaggcacatgcactccaaatgttcagcagcactatcaacaatagccaaactatagaaggagtccaaatgtccatctactaatgaatggataaagaagatgtgtgtgtgtgtgtttgtgtgtgtgtgtgtatacatacgcgatggaatattacttgtcaatcgaaaagaatgaaatcttgccatttgcaattccgtggatggacctagagagtataatgctaagcaaaataagtcagtcagagaatgacaaataccgtatgattacACTCCTatatggaatgtaagaaacaaaacagatgaatgtaggggagaagaaagagagaggtagaaaacagattcttaactataaaaaAGAGtcttgctggaggggaggtgccagcaggatgggttaaatgggtgatgggagtAAAGCATGCACTCTTGATGAGCGCCAGGTGTGGtatggaagtgtggaatcactgtattgtacacctgaaactaatattacactgtatgtgaactaactggaatttaaatttaaaaacttataaaataaataaataaaaagattctggTCGCTAAATAAACAGTGGGGGGAAACACCTTGATTtcttcaaaagaattgaaatgagcaagactcagattttttttctgaggaacAAATGCTAAGAGGCAATGAGATGATGTATAAAGAACATTATGACTAGAATTTTATACCCACACAGAGTGCTATTTGAGTACCAAAACAACTAAGAGGTATGATTATgtctccaaatttaaaaaaaaaaatcccaggttaactttgacttttttttaatagtttatttttaaattggtttccatataacacccagtgcttctccccacaagtgcccccctccatgaccaccaccctcctctctccctccccctcccccttcagtccatggttcgttttcagtattcaatagtctctcatgatttgtgtccctcactctccccagctctctctcccccttcctctccctatggtcctgttaggtttgtcctcttagacctatgagtgtaaacgtatggtatctgtccttttctgcctgacttatttcgcttagcatgacacccttgaggtccatccactttgctacaaatggccatatttcattcttcctcattgccatatagtactccactgtaactttgactttttcttaatgtttatttatttttgaaagagagagagagcatgcaaacaagggaggggcagagagagagagacacagaatctgaagcaggctctgagctgtcagcacagagcccaatacagagctcaaactcacaaactgagatcatgacctgagtggaagttggatccttaactgactgagctacccaggcaccccaactttgactttttaaattaaaactgattAATATagtaatttctaaaatatgcttAGTAATAGAGACACAAatcatagcatgacaccctacaGGGATTATTATACTTAAGCTTTTACtaaagttccttctattctttgTTCTATAAACAGTCTCAGAATCCAGCCTTCAAACTGTGCTGGAAATCTGCCAGAcctattgtttttttgtttttttgttactcCTTCTGACCACAGTGAGGAAAAGTAGACAGGGAGGTTTTGAAATTTTCTGACTCAGAGAGGAGCCTACATGATTTTTTACAGGGGTGAGTTAGATTAGTACAGTTCATTTAATGAATCCCTTTTCTTACAACAAATTTCATGCTTAAAGGAAGAACACaacactttctaattttttgtgtcttcacaTACTTTGTTTTGTGAGTCAATTTCCTACAAGATTacgaaagaatttttttttcatctgtatttttgcTTCGTGTACTTTGAGGCTCTGTCATTTGCTGTGTATACATTTTGGATCATTAAATCTTCTGGGTGGATTGATGTTTTTATCATTATACAATCTATCTGTAGGtattctctttcttctgaaaTCTACTTTAATCAGATATTAACATAGTCCCTCCCGCTTGTTTAAAACttcatgtaggggcacctgggtggcttagtaggttgagcatccgacttcagctcaggtcatgttttcatggttcgtgggtttcgggctctgcattgggctttatgctgacagctcagagcctggagcctgcttccgattctgtgtctccctctctctccttccctctcccactcacattctgtctctcataaatgaataaatatttaaacttcatGTTGGCAtggtatattttttccattctttttctttcaacttctttGATCATTGACTTTGAAGAGAGTTTCTTATAAGCAGTATCTGGTAATTGTGATCTTCATCCTTTCTGTCGATCTCTGTCTTTTGAGGGGCATATTTTGACAGTTTAAATGTAGGGTAATTGGggtgcctcgatggctcagtcagttgagcatcaactcttggttgcagctcaggtcatcatctcatggctcatgagttcatcGCGCTCTGCACTcacaatgcagagcttgcttgggattctctctccctctctctgctcctcccctgctgatgctgtcttagtctctctcaaaataaataaataaaacttttaaaaaataataaataagtttaagGTAATTATTGATCTGTTAGCTCTTTAGGActtcccttctatttctttcctgttggttctcattcttgttttccttttgggaaCTTCTCCATAAACAGCTCAAGGAGGATTTCTAACTAGCCCTGACTATCACAAGAAGTTTGCTCCTTCACACCATCCTAACCGGCGGTAGCACCTGAGAGCATTTAATGAGAATAAAGTCTTTCTCTGCtgtcctgtctctgtgctttgTGCATTTGAGGCAAACAGAATGTAAATACCCTCTACTCCTTTACCCCTTAGTTTTCTGAATGATTCGATGACCctaagtgttttttaaagaaattttttaaccttcatttatttttgagagatagaaagagacagagcatgagtgggtgaggagtagagagagaggaagacacagaatctgaagcagactccaggctccgagctgtcagcacagagcctgacaaggggctccaactcatggactgcaagatcacgacctgagccaaagtcagatgctcaacagactgagccatccaggtgccccaatatggaGTATTTCTAATTCTCCAACTAGCTTTCCCATTGGGCTCCTCTCTCTTAAGCTTCTCCTTTAAATCGCATTGGGATCTGTGACCGcgtgtttcttttcatttcattgaagcTGAGCCAAAAGTTTACTTTTTCACTTAATCCTTTGGCAGCCAGAGCATCaggaaggtttatttttaaggcaccatgagtcttttttaatttacttgtcaAACATTATTTTCAACACTGTTGTGAAAGCCTgtacaaatattattttggttggttttttttttcttcaccaagTGGCCAAAGTCAATATGTCCCAATCGTCATGGGGCAaggtagttttttctttcttcatatggGTTGGTTAAGCACATATCTGTTCTAACCTAGCCGGAATGTATGTGTGACATTTTTTAACAATGAGATGATGCGTATCTTCTTTTCTGGCTCAAAAGAGGCCTCACAGGGTCTAGGACACAGATCTCTGAGATCTGATATTTGTGTCTCTAAGAAGGCTCAATGACACTTTTACTGGAAATGGAGAAAACTGCAAACTGGGACCAACTGCAACCACTTGCACCGCTGCCCTAGCCCTGATGAAATAAATGCATTGCTGTGCAGCACTCAGAGGAACAGGATGCAAAgatcctgtcccctcctccttcagtcccccagtctccctccagccccactaTTGACAGAGCACAACAGGGAACCAGCGGGTAAGGAAGTCTGCTTTCAGAATCTCAGTTCAAACCAGAGTAGACAGAGACTTAATCAGGGAGATAATAGGCGAATAACCAGCTCACTCACAATTAAGAAACaagcctccccctcccacccccctccgcCATCACGGGATGGGAATCTTTCATGAGTCTTGCTGACAGTGACTTTGAGCATGGAACAGCCTTGGCCATGAAAACACTTCTAACCACTCTgaaaacacacatacaattaaatgtgaacattttttttaatctgggtaaaaaaaatcaatcatcaTATAGCACTCATtgttttgtaaagaaaaagacattctAGTCCTTCCTGAATACAATAAGATACTCAGGGCTTTTTGAGACTCAATTGGTCTTAATAGACTgctgttatttcatttttgatggtCATATAGTGActgtctggccatttgtaggtgGTCGGGTACTTTAAGCTGACTTTCGTGCCTTTTACCACCTCATGAAATATCGAATACATCCTCACTTAACAACACCAAGTTGGCACAGGCCAGTCTTGAGTTTTCCCTTCCCAAACATGGAGTCAACCACCCTCCAAAAAGCCGAGAAGGCTTTAGGAGGACAACAGTATTAGGGACCAATATCTGACACCAACTAAGAACTATTAGTTGTTTCTCATGAGTATTATTGTTACTGATATAAATCtgttatattttttcaagtttttatttatttattttgagaaagagacagagagaatgagcgagagaagggcagagagagagggagagagagaatctcaagcagcctccccactgtcagctcgaagcccgatgcagggctcaaactcatgaactgtggaatcatgacctgagccgaaaccaatagtcaaatgcttaaccaactgagccatgcagtaGCCCCTGAGGCAATcctgttttaagccacttaagAGGAAGAGccagaaatactttaaaaagaaaaagggttaataatttttaaacttcccATAAAGAAAATCTCAGGACCAGACGACCtccctggtgaattctacaaCCATTTAAATAAGGGTTAACACCAATCTTTCACAAACtcttcaaaatatagaaatgggaACACTTCTcaactaattctttaaaaaaattttttaatgtttatttttgagagataagagcatgaatagggaagggggcagggagagaggcagacacagaaaccaaagcaggctccaggctctgagctgtcagcacagagcctgacatgagactaaaacccacaaaccattagattacgacccgagccaaagtcggatgcttaaccaactgagccacccaggcgccctcctctCAACTAATTCTATGAGGCCGGTACTACCctggtaccaaaaccagacaaagacattacaagaaaactatagaccaataccTCTTATGAATATAGACATAAAATTCCATAACAAAACACAACCAAGTTGAATTCAACGACATATAAAAGAGAGTTATACAACATGACAAAGCagaatttattccaggaatacaaGATtagttcaacatatgaaaatcagttAATGTAATACACCATGtaatagaataaaggagaaaaaaaaccacttggtcatcttaacagatgcagaaaaagtatttgatcaAATCTAGcaccttttcatgataaaataagGAACCCTCAATAAATTAGGATAAGAAAAGAATttccacctgggtgactcagtcagttaagtgtctgactcttggtttcagctcaggtcatgatctcatggtccatgggatcgagctccgcattaggctctgtcctagctgacagcaaggaacctgcttgggattctctctctcattctctctctgcctcttccccactcacacacacacacacacacacacacacacacacacactctcaaaataaataaataagatttttaaaaaagaaaaagaaagaaaaaggaatagatctttatgaccttgggttGGGCAGGGAGTTCTTAGATATGACATGTAACATATGACATGTAAACATAAGCAACTAAAGAAAAACTCAATAgattgaatttcatcaaaattaacagACTTTGTGTTGCAAAATTATACTATTATCGCAGTGAAAGGACAATCCACAGAATGGTAGCAAACAGTGACAAATCATTTATTTGATAAGAATCTAGTACCCAAAATGCAAAAAGAACAATAACAATTcaccaataaaaagacaaataacctaattttaaaatgggcaagtTTCTCCAAAGATACAACAAATGTCCAACATGCGCTATGCTAGGGTTACTGACATTCAGTGATGTCCCGGTAAATATTGGATTACCAGCTCTCTAAAAcatagctttatttgtaataagcCAACTTCCATCATGTAAATACACTCACAAGGATGATTTCAAGCTCCTAACACGATGTCACTGAGTGTGGAGATGGAATAGGATGCTTGCAATCAACTCCCGTGAGCCAGTGCAAGCCGGCTccactataaaatatataacaatatgtaTGTAATAATTACATGATAATTATAAGATCATATGTTTTGATATATACTTATACTAAGAATTATacaattctaggggtgcctgggtgactcagtcaattgagcatctaacttcagctcaggtcgtgatctcacagtccatgggttcgagctccgtgtcgggctctgtgctgacagctcagagcctggagcttgcttcagattctccctctctctctggccctcccccgctcactctctgtctctctctccctctcaaaataaaataaagacaaaaaaattttaaagaatcgTAACAATTCTGAATTCTGTTTTAGTTATATAACCTCTTCCTCATGTCGATTGCTATTAATTTTCAGTTGAGAAGTATTAGTGCTCTGTCAGGTGACATTTCTTACTTGGTGGTTTTGACTACTAGTTCGTACTTCACCTCAGCATTTCACTACTTCAGGATGGTGAAATTGACTCTCCAAGTCCAGATTGTGAGCCCAGTGGAAAAACGTGAACAATTCTGTCTACGAGCCTGTCTTTTAGCTGCAATCGGGCCACCATCAATTGCTCAATGCATGGTTTTTCTGTACATGTTAAGTGGAAATCTCTAAACAAATTCACTTTGCATTGACAATCCATAATAATCGAAAGTCTGGTAgtataattaaaacataaatttataagTGAACTTCCAAAACTATTGGTTATTAAGTTTGACACAACTGCAAAGGGTCATCAAGATTAATGACAAAGACCAAgctaaaccaaacagaaaataggATATATAATCTTGAAATgcacttttaggggcacctgggtggctcagtcggttaagcctccgacttcagctcaggtcagatttcacgttggtgcgttcgagccccgcatcaggctctgtgctgacaggtagctcagagcctggagcctgcttctggttctgtatctccttctctctctgaccctaatccctctcatgctctgtctctctgtgtatcaaaaataaataaaacattaaaaaatttaaaaaaaaagaaatgcacttttAGATGTATCCAAATCCACTTGACTTTACTATCATTTTCTATTGAATCTTGatataaaataacagtaattagATTTCCCTCTTTTGCggacttttttcttgcttttacaaaacattttcttagTCTTAAAACATGCCATCTACTGTCTTACCATCCCATGTTTGAATTATACTTGTGTTGAAATATGGCAACATTGGGACTCTTCGCAAATGCTCAGTGTCTCCTCTTTCCTGGAACATTGTGGGATTGTAGTGCCCTGTGCCCTGTGAAGCGAGTATGGCCCTGTGATTGGCTTTGGTCAACAAACTACCAGCAACAACCATACATATCACTTGGCATGAGGCTTTAAGAGTCAGCACAGAATTCAccacatttcctcttcctctacaGTGGTTATAGAAGCTTCTATCTACCACGTCTCTACTGTGGATAATATCCACTAtagatttatttccttcctctttcatgtTGGGTTTTAGGAAGAAGCAGTGTGTAAATATTCTGGCGAGTATACATAGGTATAGAACTTGTGGGAACTGTATGAAAACTATACTTATTCTTCCTCATTCTTAGCCCAAATATCTGGACATTTACTTCAAATGGTATTTGTCCAGAGCATCTTCCCTTTTAGTATGACCTTTGCACAGCACCCGTAAACTGTAAAGAAGCACTCCTGTTCTACCTTCAGGAATAGATTAGGGAAAATATATAATCACTTTAGGGATAATTTCATATGataaatgaaagggaaaatacatGCAAGAACAAGTTTTGgaagctttatttaaaatctt from Suricata suricatta isolate VVHF042 chromosome 7, meerkat_22Aug2017_6uvM2_HiC, whole genome shotgun sequence carries:
- the TREM1 gene encoding triggering receptor expressed on myeloid cells 1, with amino-acid sequence MRKARVQGLLWMLFISELQAANEVTFRKREGETLNVNCPVAIEKYAFTQKAWQRLVDGREPQTLVVTQSTSGDPSQVNEGRYSLEDIPSEGILHVRMTNLQVKDSGRYRCVIYYSSKEPDVLSPLVRLVVTKDPSSTTASGEDHTRKLQIPTVPPTTTRAQITLITRPRTVTKLPPKSTVDLSSLSFGVNITDVTDVTSYGFRVSVISIIIIVLCGLLSKSLVFTVLIAVTQRSFGS